From one Cynocephalus volans isolate mCynVol1 chromosome X, mCynVol1.pri, whole genome shotgun sequence genomic stretch:
- the LOC134368215 gene encoding histone H2A-Bbd type 2/3-like: MRGRVAVARLRSTGQVPCRRSRAHRAELTFSVSHPERLLREGHYAQCPSSCAPVFLGAIVEYVTAKVLELASDEARRSSRRCITLELLDVAVHSNALLSGFFVTTTISQVAPA, translated from the exons ATGAGGGGCCGGGTCGCGGTAGCTAGGTTACGGAGTACGGGCCAA GTGCCGTGCCGCCGCTCTCGCGCCCACCGAGCCGAGCTGACATTCTCCGTGAGCCACCCGGAGCGCCTCCTGCGGGAGGGCCACTACGCCCAGTGCCCGAGTTCGTGTGCGCCGGTCTTTCTAGGTGCCATCGTCGAGTACGTGACGGCCAAGGTCTTGGAGCTGGCGAGCGACGAGGCccggaggagcagcaggagatgcATCACCTTGGAGCTGTTGGACGTGGCCGTGCACAGCAACGCGCTGCTCAGTGGCTTCTTCGTGACTACAACCATCTCCCAGGTGGCCCCAGCCTAG